One segment of Pseudoalteromonas rubra DNA contains the following:
- the uvrA gene encoding excinuclease ABC subunit UvrA, translating to MDKIEVRGARTHNLKDISLTIPRDKLIVITGLSGSGKSSLAFDTLYAEGQRRYVESLSAYARQFLSLMEKPDVDHIEGLSPAISIEQKSTSHNPRSTVGTITEIYDYLRLLFARVGEPRCPTHDLPLKAQTISQMVDTVLGHPEGSKLMLLAPVVKNRKGEHVKLLEQLASQGFIRARIDGEVCDLSDPPTLELHKKHTIEVVVDRFKVKEGLEQRLAESFETALELADGIAVVAAMDDSLDEELVFSANFACPTCGYAMTELEPRLFSFNNPAGACQSCDGLGVRQFFDPSRVVQNPELSLSGGAIKGWDKRSFYYYQMLSSVAEHYDFDLETPFQNLSNDAQKVVLEGSGRTKIAFNYRNDRGDLITRNHEFEGVLNNMNRRYRETESASVREELAKYQTSQACPKCNGSRLREEARHVFIGATNLPTVTTMSIGEACDFFDALTLSGQKAKIAEKVLKEIRDRLSFLINVGLNYLSLERSADTLSGGEAQRIRLASQIGAGLVGVMYVLDEPSIGLHQRDNDRLLSTLTHLRDLGNTVIVVEHDEDAIRAADHIIDIGPGAGVHGGYVVAEGSREDIMANPKSLTGQYLSGQQAIAVPAERHQTGEQWLALNGASGNNLKNVNLKIPFGLMTCVTGVSGSGKSTLINDTLFKLAHRELNGATVAEPSPYQSIEGLEHFDKVIDIDQSPIGRTPRSNPATYTGIFTAIRELFAGTQEARSRGYKVGRFSFNVKGGRCEACQGDGVIKVEMHFLPDVYVPCDVCTGKRYNRETLEVLYKGKNIHEVLEMTVEDAREFFDKIPAIKRKLQTLMDVGLSYIRLGQAATTLSGGEAQRVKLARELSKRDTGKTLYILDEPTTGLHFHDIQQLLVVLHRLRDHGNTVVVIEHNLDVIKTADWIVDLGPEGGAGGGQILVAGTPEEVAECAASHTGRYLKPML from the coding sequence ATGGATAAAATAGAAGTTAGAGGTGCACGCACGCACAACCTCAAAGACATCTCTCTTACAATACCGCGCGACAAGCTCATCGTGATCACAGGCCTGTCGGGGTCTGGCAAATCATCATTGGCATTCGATACCTTGTATGCTGAAGGGCAACGCCGTTATGTCGAATCCCTGTCTGCTTACGCCAGACAGTTCTTGTCACTGATGGAAAAACCCGATGTCGATCACATCGAAGGACTTTCGCCGGCCATTTCTATTGAGCAGAAGTCTACTTCTCACAATCCTCGTTCAACAGTAGGTACCATCACGGAAATTTACGATTACCTGCGCTTGTTGTTCGCACGTGTTGGTGAACCTCGCTGCCCAACTCATGATTTGCCACTGAAAGCGCAGACCATCAGTCAAATGGTCGATACCGTACTGGGTCACCCTGAAGGCAGCAAATTAATGCTGCTGGCCCCGGTGGTCAAAAATCGTAAAGGGGAGCATGTTAAACTCCTTGAACAACTTGCCAGCCAGGGCTTTATTCGTGCCCGCATTGATGGTGAAGTATGCGACTTATCCGATCCGCCGACCCTGGAACTACACAAAAAGCACACCATCGAGGTGGTCGTTGACCGCTTCAAGGTCAAAGAGGGACTGGAGCAAAGGTTGGCCGAATCCTTTGAAACGGCGCTGGAGCTGGCGGATGGCATTGCCGTGGTGGCTGCCATGGACGACAGCCTGGATGAAGAACTGGTGTTTTCCGCTAACTTTGCCTGCCCGACGTGTGGCTATGCCATGACCGAGCTGGAGCCTCGTTTGTTCTCGTTCAATAACCCTGCCGGAGCCTGTCAAAGCTGTGACGGACTGGGTGTCAGACAGTTCTTTGACCCCAGCCGGGTAGTACAAAACCCCGAGCTGAGTCTGTCCGGTGGCGCCATTAAAGGCTGGGATAAACGCAGCTTTTACTATTATCAGATGCTCAGCTCAGTCGCTGAACACTATGACTTTGACCTCGAAACACCGTTTCAGAACTTATCAAACGACGCACAAAAGGTGGTGCTGGAAGGCTCGGGGCGAACCAAGATAGCCTTCAACTATCGCAATGACCGCGGAGACTTAATCACCCGAAACCATGAGTTTGAAGGCGTATTAAACAATATGAACCGCCGTTACCGAGAAACGGAATCGGCCTCAGTCCGCGAAGAGCTGGCTAAATACCAAACCAGTCAAGCCTGCCCTAAATGTAATGGCTCCCGATTGAGAGAAGAAGCTCGTCACGTCTTTATTGGTGCCACCAATCTACCGACGGTCACGACCATGAGTATTGGGGAAGCCTGTGACTTTTTTGATGCACTGACCCTCAGCGGTCAAAAGGCCAAGATCGCAGAAAAGGTACTCAAAGAAATCCGTGACCGTTTGTCCTTTTTGATCAATGTCGGTCTGAACTACCTATCACTGGAACGTAGTGCCGATACGCTCTCAGGTGGTGAAGCCCAAAGGATCCGACTAGCAAGCCAGATAGGTGCGGGCCTGGTGGGCGTCATGTACGTACTTGACGAACCGTCGATCGGGCTACACCAAAGAGACAATGATCGATTACTGAGCACCCTCACCCACCTGCGTGATCTGGGCAATACCGTTATCGTGGTTGAACATGATGAAGATGCTATTCGTGCAGCCGACCACATTATAGATATCGGCCCTGGTGCCGGTGTGCACGGTGGTTATGTGGTCGCAGAAGGCAGCCGCGAAGACATCATGGCAAACCCAAAATCACTGACTGGCCAATATCTCAGTGGGCAGCAAGCCATAGCCGTACCTGCTGAGCGTCATCAAACTGGTGAGCAATGGCTGGCACTGAATGGCGCCAGTGGAAACAACCTTAAAAACGTGAATCTCAAGATCCCATTTGGCTTGATGACCTGCGTCACCGGCGTGTCTGGTTCTGGCAAGTCAACTCTGATCAACGACACCCTATTCAAACTGGCACACAGAGAACTTAACGGAGCAACGGTTGCTGAGCCTTCACCTTACCAGTCCATCGAAGGCCTGGAGCATTTTGACAAGGTGATCGACATAGATCAAAGTCCAATCGGACGCACACCACGCTCAAACCCGGCCACCTATACCGGGATCTTTACAGCGATCCGGGAGTTATTCGCAGGTACCCAGGAAGCGCGCTCGCGGGGTTACAAGGTTGGCCGCTTTAGTTTCAATGTGAAAGGCGGTCGCTGTGAAGCCTGTCAGGGCGACGGTGTGATCAAAGTCGAAATGCACTTTTTACCCGATGTCTATGTGCCCTGTGATGTCTGTACAGGCAAACGCTACAACCGGGAAACTTTAGAAGTCCTGTATAAAGGCAAGAACATCCATGAAGTGTTGGAAATGACAGTGGAAGATGCCCGTGAGTTCTTTGATAAGATCCCAGCCATCAAACGCAAATTACAAACATTGATGGATGTGGGGCTGTCCTACATTCGACTCGGCCAGGCAGCAACAACGTTGTCTGGTGGTGAAGCGCAACGGGTCAAACTTGCCCGTGAATTATCTAAACGAGACACTGGTAAAACCCTGTATATCCTTGATGAGCCAACCACAGGTCTGCATTTCCATGATATTCAGCAGCTGCTGGTTGTACTGCACCGATTACGTGACCATGGTAATACCGTAGTGGTGATAGAACACAACCTGGATGTCATTAAAACTGCCGACTGGATAGTCGATCTTGGCCCGGAAGGCGGTGCTGGCGGTGGTCAGATCCTAGTTGCTGGCACCCCGGAAGAGGTTGCTGAGTGTGCAGCTTCTCACACTGGTCGATACCTCAAGCCTATGCTATAA
- a CDS encoding serine hydrolase domain-containing protein → MARVKYTLLLPLIVCSFASISNEVHLESINKMAPTASAEEAIIQHWRQPDINREFWDISVLPQAFIDVKPAPRNDGLAVGELGIDGGKKATILALADELAKGQHGNFDSLLIHHKGKLVFESYYLRGRVDLSHPQSSVTKAYTGMLLGRAMQLGYLSMEDLDKPVAGFLNKLDAAKFVDGASHITLHQALTMTTGLRISDATRKSLLERPELVPGQKEIQFLFEHSAPITPESKGFYYDIGPQLIMQVLAAVVPGNIETFIKTELLGQLNITNFAWKTAPSGLPESIWRSSLTSRDMIKMGILAANKGKWKGKQIINRDFMTRSTSKLITTGDDEIFGDGKDVSNQGYGYYWWSSDLQYKDKKYSSVSAQGGGGIYIILIEELDLIIAITAHHVDHATQQIVAEQILPAFID, encoded by the coding sequence ATGGCTCGCGTGAAATACACACTACTACTGCCTTTGATTGTCTGTAGCTTTGCAAGCATAAGTAATGAAGTACATTTAGAGTCAATAAATAAAATGGCACCCACAGCCAGCGCTGAGGAAGCAATCATACAACACTGGAGACAACCTGACATAAATCGTGAGTTTTGGGATATCTCGGTACTGCCACAGGCGTTCATTGATGTTAAGCCTGCCCCCAGAAACGATGGCTTAGCCGTTGGTGAGCTGGGCATTGATGGAGGTAAAAAAGCCACTATTCTTGCACTGGCTGATGAGCTTGCCAAAGGACAACACGGTAATTTTGACAGCCTCTTAATTCACCACAAAGGCAAGCTGGTATTTGAGTCGTATTACCTCAGAGGGCGCGTAGATTTATCTCACCCCCAATCATCCGTTACTAAAGCTTACACAGGCATGTTGCTTGGTCGTGCCATGCAACTGGGTTACCTCAGCATGGAAGATTTAGACAAACCCGTGGCTGGCTTTCTGAACAAACTGGACGCTGCAAAATTTGTTGATGGTGCAAGTCATATTACATTACACCAGGCTTTAACAATGACAACAGGTCTTAGGATCAGCGATGCAACCCGTAAGTCTTTGCTGGAACGTCCTGAATTAGTCCCAGGTCAGAAGGAAATTCAATTTCTTTTCGAACACAGCGCACCCATAACGCCCGAGTCAAAAGGCTTTTATTACGATATTGGTCCTCAACTGATTATGCAGGTACTTGCGGCTGTAGTCCCCGGCAATATTGAAACATTCATTAAGACAGAATTATTGGGGCAATTAAACATCACAAATTTTGCCTGGAAAACTGCACCGAGCGGCTTACCTGAGTCAATATGGCGGTCGAGCTTAACATCAAGAGACATGATAAAAATGGGCATACTCGCCGCAAATAAGGGCAAATGGAAAGGCAAGCAAATAATTAATCGTGATTTTATGACCAGATCCACCAGTAAACTTATCACCACGGGAGATGATGAGATTTTCGGAGATGGCAAAGACGTCTCTAACCAGGGTTATGGCTATTATTGGTGGAGTTCAGACCTTCAATACAAAGATAAAAAATATTCGAGTGTTTCAGCACAAGGCGGGGGTGGCATATACATCATTCTAATAGAAGAATTAGACCTAATTATTGCCATAACGGCGCATCATGTGGACCATGCCACACAACAAATTGTCGCTGAGCAGATTTTGCCAGCCTTTATCGATTAG
- a CDS encoding 2OG-Fe(II) oxygenase yields the protein MTDFIRIYENALSPEFCQQFIQTFDNSPHLAQGTTSGGVDLSKKISQDLYLNQYPDYAQQLTHIQQTTSKYLFDYIEEHFFMMIGAFGLSVYHPKTGQPVNLTVDNFEEVGKPQLPILTQQLFRLGSIQAQRYPTNKGGYPYWHSEVYPQLQHNEALHRVLLFMFYLNDVEEGGETEFHYQDKCIKPKQGSMVIAPAYFTHTHRGNMPRSNDKYILTSWVLFNRAEQLYGAPPQQATS from the coding sequence ATGACTGATTTTATTCGCATTTATGAGAATGCACTGAGTCCTGAGTTTTGCCAGCAGTTTATTCAGACCTTTGATAACAGCCCTCATCTGGCACAGGGGACCACCTCAGGAGGCGTCGACCTCAGTAAGAAAATCAGTCAGGATCTGTATTTAAATCAATACCCGGATTATGCTCAGCAATTAACACATATTCAACAAACCACGTCGAAATACCTGTTCGATTATATTGAAGAGCACTTTTTCATGATGATTGGGGCTTTCGGGCTTAGCGTTTATCATCCAAAAACTGGCCAGCCTGTTAATTTAACCGTTGATAACTTTGAGGAAGTGGGTAAACCTCAGCTCCCCATATTGACTCAACAATTATTTCGTTTAGGGTCTATCCAGGCACAGCGCTATCCGACGAATAAAGGCGGTTACCCTTACTGGCACAGTGAAGTTTATCCTCAATTACAGCACAACGAAGCACTCCACCGGGTATTGTTATTTATGTTTTATCTCAATGACGTAGAAGAAGGCGGAGAAACTGAGTTTCATTATCAGGACAAATGCATCAAGCCAAAACAGGGCTCAATGGTGATTGCGCCAGCCTACTTCACACATACACACCGGGGCAACATGCCGCGTTCCAATGACAAATATATTCTCACATCCTGGGTCTTATTTAATCGGGCGGAGCAACTATACGGTGCACCACCCCAGCAAGCCACGAGCTAA
- the ssb gene encoding single-stranded DNA-binding protein, with protein sequence MARGVNKVILVGNLGQDPEVRYMPNGNGVANISIATTDSWKDKNTGQMQERTEWHRVVLFGKLAEVAGEYLRKGSQVYIEGRLQTRKWTDQGGQERYTTEIVVDMGGQMQMLGGRGEQGGGQYQGGQQGGQNYGQSNYGNNANQGGQSQYGQQQQGGFAPQQSQQPQHNQQQGGGFGGGQSMGQQPQHNAPAQGGFAPQQGNAGGNAGGNASSNASGSASNPMEPPIDFDDDIPF encoded by the coding sequence ATGGCACGCGGTGTAAACAAAGTTATTTTGGTTGGTAATTTAGGCCAAGATCCTGAAGTACGTTATATGCCTAACGGAAACGGCGTAGCGAACATCAGTATTGCAACGACCGATAGTTGGAAAGACAAAAACACAGGTCAGATGCAAGAGCGCACTGAATGGCATCGTGTTGTGCTATTCGGTAAGCTGGCAGAGGTAGCAGGCGAGTACCTGCGTAAAGGCTCACAAGTCTATATTGAAGGTCGCTTACAGACGCGTAAGTGGACAGATCAAGGTGGTCAGGAACGTTACACCACAGAGATCGTTGTTGATATGGGTGGCCAGATGCAAATGCTGGGCGGCCGCGGTGAACAAGGTGGCGGTCAGTACCAGGGTGGTCAACAGGGCGGCCAAAACTATGGTCAGTCCAACTATGGCAATAATGCGAATCAGGGCGGTCAGTCTCAGTACGGACAACAGCAACAAGGTGGATTCGCGCCTCAGCAGTCTCAACAGCCTCAGCATAACCAACAGCAAGGCGGTGGTTTTGGCGGAGGCCAGTCAATGGGACAGCAACCGCAGCATAATGCGCCTGCCCAAGGTGGGTTTGCTCCTCAGCAAGGCAATGCAGGTGGTAACGCAGGTGGCAATGCCAGCAGCAATGCAAGTGGCAGCGCCAGCAACCCAATGGAACCGCCCATTGACTTTGATGACGATATTCCATTCTAA
- a CDS encoding AEC family transporter has product MTFIDILFPLIFVVTCGFVAARIRFISAAQLDGIRVYIFNLAIPMLLFLSMYRADLSQVASVTLLLAFYLPVIALYCLVLLVMRRRFKLATEEAALSALNGTYSNTVVVGLPVILAALGEQAAAMVFMIIPLHSAVLFSLTFILAGKGKGGIDWLKPLFLNPVVLSISLGLLANLLPVTIPALLLSGMDWFAQPAIAGALFVLGASLVQYGFRTVWYPALMISIIKLLILPLCVYLTATLLALEPLQRQVVTLMSAAPLGVNAYLVARQLSVQQANSAGGVVLSTLLSVISLSLWLAVLSI; this is encoded by the coding sequence GTGACTTTCATTGATATCCTGTTTCCATTGATTTTCGTCGTCACCTGTGGGTTTGTGGCCGCGCGGATCCGATTTATCTCGGCCGCACAATTGGATGGGATCCGCGTCTATATTTTTAATCTCGCCATCCCTATGCTGCTTTTTTTAAGTATGTATCGCGCTGACCTGTCACAGGTTGCCTCTGTAACGTTACTGCTGGCATTTTATCTGCCCGTCATTGCGCTGTACTGCCTGGTGCTACTCGTGATGCGGCGACGCTTTAAACTCGCAACCGAAGAAGCCGCATTAAGCGCGCTAAACGGTACCTACTCGAATACAGTGGTGGTTGGTCTGCCTGTCATTCTGGCAGCACTGGGTGAACAGGCAGCGGCCATGGTATTTATGATCATCCCACTGCACAGTGCGGTGTTATTTTCTCTTACTTTCATTTTGGCCGGAAAAGGGAAAGGTGGCATTGACTGGCTCAAGCCACTGTTTTTGAACCCCGTTGTACTGAGTATCAGTCTCGGACTGCTCGCCAATTTGCTGCCAGTGACTATCCCGGCTTTGCTCTTGTCAGGAATGGACTGGTTTGCCCAACCAGCCATTGCAGGTGCACTGTTTGTGCTAGGTGCCAGTCTGGTTCAGTACGGGTTTCGCACCGTGTGGTATCCGGCACTTATGATCAGCATCATCAAACTGCTGATACTGCCTTTGTGCGTTTATCTGACAGCAACACTACTGGCACTAGAGCCATTACAACGCCAGGTCGTCACGCTCATGAGTGCCGCGCCACTGGGTGTCAACGCCTACCTGGTTGCCCGCCAGCTATCCGTTCAGCAAGCAAACAGTGCTGGCGGCGTTGTGCTATCTACCCTGCTAAGTGTGATCTCACTCAGCCTGTGGCTGGCTGTTTTATCAATCTGA
- a CDS encoding acyl-CoA thioesterase: MLSETIMPRFSETDVLGHINNTVLPVWFEAARMPIFKIFTPDLNPHQWKLIVAKVEVTFKGELFYGQPVEIKTAIEKVGNSSFVILQQAWQHDECCAEGRTVMVRYDFAGKTSQSLSEEEQAALSKYAL; encoded by the coding sequence ATGTTGTCAGAAACTATTATGCCGCGTTTCAGTGAAACGGATGTCCTCGGACATATCAACAATACCGTACTCCCGGTATGGTTTGAAGCGGCGCGCATGCCTATTTTCAAAATTTTTACACCGGATCTTAATCCACATCAATGGAAGCTAATTGTTGCCAAGGTAGAAGTAACCTTTAAAGGTGAGCTGTTTTACGGCCAGCCTGTCGAAATCAAAACGGCGATTGAAAAGGTTGGTAACAGCTCCTTCGTGATCTTACAGCAGGCCTGGCAGCATGACGAATGCTGTGCCGAAGGGCGCACTGTGATGGTGCGTTATGACTTTGCGGGTAAAACATCTCAGTCACTCAGTGAAGAAGAGCAGGCTGCGCTAAGCAAGTATGCGTTATAG
- a CDS encoding substrate-binding periplasmic protein: protein MYWFALIWVLFTPFVVGCELIVRFENYAAQSRLDTKLKWHGLDVDFAKALLDEAGCGYQFINVPWGRALKMLAEGELDMVLSVSRTPEREQFAYFIGPQRMETIVFAMNQLRPYPVQTLSDLFKLPVPVAIQKGAFYGHVFNELLLREQTKDESQRFIYVADNQRKLSLLKHGRIAGFLEEKFNVLYQSQHNPDFAHITMSSLVVNREPVYYALSRQSVSAQDLRQLVSAFERLQHSGRLTRILAKYGLD, encoded by the coding sequence TTGTACTGGTTCGCTCTAATCTGGGTGCTGTTTACGCCGTTCGTGGTTGGGTGTGAGCTGATTGTCCGGTTTGAAAATTACGCTGCACAATCGCGTTTAGACACTAAGTTGAAGTGGCATGGTCTGGATGTGGATTTTGCCAAGGCACTGCTTGATGAGGCTGGCTGCGGTTATCAGTTTATTAATGTGCCCTGGGGTCGGGCGCTGAAAATGCTGGCTGAGGGCGAGCTTGATATGGTGCTCAGTGTCAGTCGTACACCAGAGCGGGAGCAGTTTGCCTACTTTATTGGCCCGCAAAGAATGGAAACCATAGTGTTTGCAATGAATCAGTTGCGCCCTTATCCAGTGCAAACGCTGTCTGATCTGTTTAAGCTCCCGGTGCCCGTAGCCATTCAGAAGGGGGCATTTTATGGTCATGTATTTAACGAGTTACTGTTACGAGAGCAGACAAAAGACGAGTCGCAACGCTTTATTTATGTGGCCGATAATCAACGCAAACTCAGCTTACTTAAACATGGCAGGATCGCAGGCTTTTTGGAAGAAAAATTCAACGTGCTGTATCAGTCGCAACATAATCCTGACTTTGCTCATATCACGATGAGTTCGCTGGTGGTAAACCGCGAGCCAGTCTACTATGCGCTGAGTAGGCAGTCGGTCTCGGCTCAGGACTTACGGCAGCTTGTAAGCGCATTTGAACGATTACAACATTCAGGTCGATTAACGCGGATCCTGGCAAAGTATGGATTGGACTAA
- a CDS encoding YacL family protein: MQAVLYGFIGTKQCSVVRFRYTNRVVLNNLEVTMEYQFIRDPIAGFRVKMSAEHELVGRWLNDELAHDALPALLARLKEIKTTRDEFCLEGREVRLIVSHQEALFEAHDLYHDQTDALSAFSDDALAMEEHGLSAGCGFEDFEALLQDWQEFIRRRR; the protein is encoded by the coding sequence ATGCAGGCAGTATTATACGGGTTTATCGGCACTAAACAATGCAGCGTCGTGAGGTTCAGGTATACTAACAGAGTTGTATTAAATAACCTTGAAGTGACTATGGAGTATCAGTTTATTCGCGATCCGATAGCCGGATTTCGTGTCAAAATGTCAGCGGAACATGAGCTGGTAGGACGTTGGTTAAATGATGAACTTGCGCACGACGCATTGCCAGCTTTGCTGGCTCGCCTGAAAGAAATCAAAACAACCCGGGATGAGTTTTGTCTGGAAGGACGTGAGGTACGCCTGATAGTTTCCCATCAGGAAGCGCTGTTTGAAGCCCATGACTTATATCACGATCAAACCGATGCTTTGTCTGCGTTCAGTGATGATGCGCTCGCTATGGAAGAGCATGGCTTGAGCGCAGGGTGTGGCTTCGAGGATTTCGAAGCCCTACTGCAGGACTGGCAGGAATTTATTCGTCGCCGCCGTTAG
- a CDS encoding MFS transporter has translation MSKQSLNSLEKRAAISLASVFAFRMLGLFMLMPVLAIYGQSLTDVSPLWIGLAIGAYGLTQALLQIPMGWLSDKFGRKPIIVAGLIMFAIGSVIAALAESIYWVTAGRALQGMGAIASALLALASDLSRDEQRPKVMAVIGMCIGMSFAVAMLLGPMVAAAFGIAGIFWLTAALALLGIGIVLFIVPGAVNRAPKGDTVASMADIRKLVRHPQLVRLDLGVLLLHLTLTTLFVALPGQLIADGLVAQDHWQLYIPVLLLAFVLMAPLMIVAIRKQKEKQVFLASIALLVVSTLALIPAANSLIGIAVAMTVYFIAFNFLEATMPALVSRIAPATQKGSAMGVFSSSQFFGAFAGGVMGGYLAQHFNPQTVFAAAAAIGVIWLFIAWRMQIPVRSKTLSFVTEVDEPEKADALADQLVALPGVIEATVVSEENRTYLKVNDKEFDLNQAKQALGLR, from the coding sequence ATGTCGAAACAATCACTTAACTCTCTTGAAAAACGTGCAGCCATTTCACTGGCAAGTGTCTTTGCCTTTAGGATGCTGGGGCTGTTTATGTTGATGCCTGTGTTGGCTATCTACGGTCAGTCGCTCACTGATGTGTCGCCATTGTGGATTGGTCTGGCAATTGGTGCTTACGGGCTGACGCAGGCGTTGCTGCAAATACCTATGGGCTGGCTGTCCGATAAGTTTGGTCGTAAGCCTATTATTGTTGCCGGTTTAATTATGTTTGCCATCGGATCTGTGATAGCGGCACTGGCTGAGTCAATTTACTGGGTAACGGCAGGCCGTGCTCTTCAGGGGATGGGTGCCATTGCAAGTGCCTTGCTGGCCTTGGCGTCTGATCTGAGTCGCGATGAGCAAAGACCAAAAGTCATGGCTGTGATTGGCATGTGTATCGGCATGAGCTTTGCTGTGGCAATGCTTTTAGGCCCAATGGTTGCCGCGGCGTTTGGCATTGCGGGGATCTTCTGGCTGACCGCCGCGTTGGCATTATTGGGGATCGGGATCGTGTTGTTTATTGTGCCTGGCGCTGTAAATCGCGCGCCAAAAGGAGATACCGTCGCCAGCATGGCGGATATTCGTAAACTGGTGCGCCATCCACAGCTGGTCAGACTGGACCTTGGGGTGTTGCTGCTACACTTAACATTGACCACCTTGTTTGTTGCGCTTCCGGGCCAGCTGATTGCCGACGGCTTAGTCGCGCAAGATCACTGGCAATTGTATATTCCGGTTTTATTACTTGCGTTTGTTTTGATGGCCCCACTGATGATAGTGGCGATCCGCAAACAAAAAGAGAAGCAGGTATTTTTAGCGTCGATTGCGCTGCTCGTGGTGAGCACGCTGGCGTTGATCCCGGCGGCAAACTCGTTGATCGGCATTGCAGTAGCAATGACAGTATATTTTATTGCTTTTAACTTTCTGGAAGCAACGATGCCTGCGTTGGTATCGCGCATTGCACCTGCCACTCAAAAAGGCTCGGCGATGGGGGTCTTTTCCTCCTCGCAGTTTTTTGGCGCATTTGCAGGTGGTGTGATGGGCGGCTACCTGGCCCAGCATTTTAATCCTCAAACTGTGTTTGCTGCGGCTGCGGCAATTGGGGTAATATGGCTATTTATTGCGTGGCGTATGCAAATCCCGGTGCGAAGTAAAACACTTAGTTTTGTTACTGAGGTTGATGAGCCTGAAAAAGCCGATGCTTTGGCGGATCAGCTGGTCGCATTACCCGGGGTCATCGAAGCGACCGTTGTCAGTGAAGAAAATCGTACTTACTTGAAAGTAAACGATAAAGAATTTGATTTAAACCAAGCAAAGCAAGCCCTGGGCTTGCGCTAG
- a CDS encoding short-chain fatty acid transporter, with amino-acid sequence MLNHITQPLSRLVERYLPDPYIFVCLLTLLVLALASVFTPTTPLEAITIWGQGFWNLLQFAMQMLLILVCGYMLASTQPCIIALNKLATFARSPAQAIMLVTLVAMLASWLNWGFGLVVGALFAKALARQIAVDYRLLVASAYSGFIVWHGGLAGSVPLTIATPGHFAEAQIGVLGTSQTLFAPFNLLILGVLLVIMPLLNRFMLPPAQSQVVVDPSKLAQPEPPSPPASMTPAERIEHSTLIGTTIGLLGCGYLFYYFLAAGGTLNLNSVIALFLFLAILLHRTPANLLNSLQEAIRGGAGIVIQFPFYAGIMAVMVKTGLAQQISGGFVEISTSTTLPLWSFLSAGLVNIFVPSGGGQWAVQAPIVIPAAQALGTDIARVAMAVAWGDAWTNLIQPFWALPVLAIAGLKAKDIMGFCLIQLLVSGVVIALLLTLA; translated from the coding sequence ATGCTAAACCATATCACACAACCACTCAGCCGACTGGTTGAACGATATTTACCCGACCCCTATATCTTCGTTTGCCTGTTGACCCTGCTGGTGCTCGCCCTTGCCAGCGTGTTTACACCCACGACCCCACTGGAGGCCATCACCATCTGGGGACAAGGGTTTTGGAACCTGCTTCAATTTGCCATGCAGATGCTGCTCATTTTAGTGTGCGGATACATGTTAGCCAGTACACAACCCTGTATCATAGCGCTGAACAAACTGGCCACGTTCGCTCGCTCGCCTGCACAGGCTATTATGCTGGTCACCTTAGTTGCAATGCTGGCAAGCTGGTTAAACTGGGGTTTTGGCCTGGTGGTAGGTGCTTTATTTGCTAAAGCCCTAGCTCGCCAGATTGCTGTGGATTATCGCTTATTGGTGGCCAGTGCCTACTCCGGATTTATCGTCTGGCATGGTGGATTAGCAGGCTCCGTGCCACTGACCATTGCCACACCCGGCCATTTTGCCGAAGCTCAGATAGGGGTTTTGGGCACCAGCCAAACGCTGTTCGCCCCATTCAACCTGCTAATCCTGGGTGTATTATTGGTGATCATGCCCCTGCTTAATCGCTTTATGCTCCCGCCGGCTCAGTCTCAGGTCGTGGTCGACCCCAGCAAACTGGCTCAACCGGAACCACCCAGCCCACCCGCCTCAATGACTCCGGCAGAGCGCATTGAACACAGCACTTTAATCGGAACGACTATAGGCCTGCTCGGGTGTGGCTACTTGTTTTATTATTTTTTGGCCGCCGGTGGTACGCTCAACCTCAATAGTGTCATTGCATTGTTCCTGTTTCTGGCCATCTTGTTACATCGCACACCTGCGAACCTGCTAAACAGCTTACAAGAGGCGATTAGGGGAGGTGCGGGTATTGTGATCCAGTTTCCTTTCTATGCAGGGATCATGGCTGTGATGGTCAAAACAGGGCTCGCACAGCAGATCTCGGGTGGCTTTGTAGAGATCAGTACCAGCACAACACTGCCCTTATGGAGCTTTCTCAGTGCCGGACTGGTGAACATTTTTGTTCCTTCAGGAGGTGGGCAATGGGCTGTGCAGGCGCCCATTGTGATCCCCGCTGCACAAGCGCTTGGGACCGACATTGCTCGTGTTGCTATGGCGGTTGCCTGGGGCGATGCCTGGACCAACCTTATTCAACCCTTCTGGGCTCTGCCGGTACTGGCCATCGCCGGCTTGAAAGCCAAAGATATTATGGGATTTTGTTTGATTCAATTGTTGGTCAGTGGCGTGGTGATCGCTCTTTTACTGACCCTGGCCTAG